Proteins encoded together in one Ammospiza nelsoni isolate bAmmNel1 chromosome Z, bAmmNel1.pri, whole genome shotgun sequence window:
- the ATP5ME gene encoding ATP synthase subunit e, mitochondrial: protein MVPPVQVSPLIKFTRYSALLVGMIYGKKRYDYLKPIAEEERRVEAEEKKKREELERIAKELAEASEDSILK, encoded by the exons ATGGTCCCGCCGGTGCAGGTGTCCCCGCTCATCAAG TTCACCCGGTACTCGGCGCTGCTCGTGGGGATGATCTACGGCAAGAAGCGATACG ACTACCTGAAGCCGATTGCTGAAGAAGAGAGGAGAGTAGAGGcggaggagaaaaagaaacgTGAAGAACTGGAGCGAATTGCAAAAGAGCTTGCAGAAG CAAGTGAAGATTCCATACTGAAGTAA